The DNA region CGGTAAGTAATGACAAAGCAAAATTCTCAACAGGTGCGGTAATATTCATACTTAGTAAAATCGCAGGAACACCAATCCCAACTCCTGTTAAAATCGCTCCGCCAATATCCAAGATCCCAACAAGTGAACCTTCTAAAATTCGTGCAAATAAGAAGCTAGCACCAAATGCCGCGGCAGCTCCATAAGAACCACCATCCATACCAGCTTTTAACATCGCAACGATCGCTACTTCATTAAACGCTCCTACGCCATGTTCAAAATACATATGCGTTCCAGCAAAAACACCCGCTGATAATAACCCAACTAAAATCGGAAATGACCAGTCAGCAAACCAAAAATTCTTTTTCTCTTCTAATCCTACGCCTACTGTTTCTTCCATTATATATCTCCTCTCCTTTGTCTTTTACTAATTGCCAACACTAAATACATCATGCATGTTTTGCAGCCAGCTCGGAATTTGTAAACGGAAGCTTTCGATCATCTGTAAATCAAAGCCACGGAAGAAGCCACTTAAGACAAATAATAAAATAACTGCTGCCATCATGCTTTTCGTTACTTTGTTCCAGCCGATTTCATCAACACCTTTACCGATCAAGATCCCTAAAACAACACCAGGAACTGCATTGCCCATGATCATTGTTGCTAGCCCTCCAAAAATCGTTGCCCAAAGTCCGGAACGTTTGCCGGCATCGATTGCAGCCAGCCAGAATAGCACTGGCATCACTGTATTGATCAATAGATTTGCGGCAGGCACCAAGACAGCCACCGCTGTCACTTGTAATGATTCCGGGATTGCTGAAGCTGTCGTGTTTAAAAATGCAACAACAACCATTCCGACAAGCGCACCGGAAATCCCCATTTTCTTAGGGTTATGCATTGTTTCAGCGACATTTTTATTTTTGACCAATAATGCCGCTGCTGCCCAGTTGGGAATAACACGGTGATCCACATCTTGGGTAAAAGCTCCCGCACCCACAGTTGATGCCCAAGCGTTGAAGAAGAAGCCTAATCCAAAAGAAAAATGACTGGCCGCATCTCCTTCACAGGCATTCATTTCACCTAGGGTTCTAAATGCGCCTAAACCTTGTGTACTTGGTGCATGAAACATTCTTGCTGCGCCAGCACCTGCTGCAAAACCAACAATTCCTCCAATCAATAATGATTTGAGTAAAACAACTACCACATCCATTTAATTTGCCTCCTTATGCATTCTCTTATTTTTTCTAAAGGGAAGAGGAAGACCATTTGGGTCTGAAACTTTTTTTTCGATGAATGGAACAGTCTCCATTTCGATCAACGTAATTTCAACTGTAACATCAAGCAATACGCGATAATCTGCACGTGTTCTCGGCAAGAAGAAAAATAGAAAGCATTCCGTAAAAGTTTCTTGCTCTGCTTTTAGGATAGTGATATCCAGAGGTTCGATCCGTACGATCACATCATTTTTCTCTTTTAAGACTCGATTATGGATTTGATTGAGCGCATTGGCAAAAGCTAGATTTTTTTCCTTACCTGTTCCTTCAACTTGAATGACCTGCTTCTTTTTTATTGTTACTTGTTCCATCGGTACTTCCTCCCCTAACTTTTTGCTGTAAACAGCAGGTTGTATTAAGCGTTTTTCTTCATATAGGCTTCAACGATACGTTTGCCCAATTCTTCTTGATCCATGAAACCAAAGCCTAAAACTGTTTTTCCATCATTGATCGCTGTAACACCTTCATCGATCGAACGCATCCCATGGCGTTCCGGATATCCATATTTTGTCGCTGCAGTCAATGCTCCAGCGCCGCCGCTTCCGCAAAATGAAATGCCAAGATCCGCATTTTCCTGCTGCATCACATCACCTAAGCGCATGTCTGCACCCATTCCAGGTACAACAACTGCTTTGCCGCCAGCTGCTTCCACTCCTTTTGCAACATTTTGGCCTTTTCCTAAACGATCTGCGATTACTACTGTTACCATAATTGATTCCTCCAATTTTTATGTTAATAACAGATAAACATCGTCCTTGTAAAATAAGAACGTCTTTATCTTGCTTACTTCCTTGGTTTCTTATGCTTCATTTTGCTTAGCAGATTCAAAATGGATGGATAATACATACATTTCGTCCTGCGGTAAATTACCAATATGCTGAACTACTTGATCAGCAATCTCCAACGCTTCGTTTGATACCTCTTCAAACATCGCAGGATCGACACCCGTCATTTTTTCATTTGCTTTAGAGCGTTTGATCATTTCATTCACATGATTGATCAAGATCGTCCATTGTAAATCAGTTGGTTCAATCGCTTGTTTTTCCAACAACTCACTAATTTTTTCAAGTGAAGCGTCCAATTCGACCCTATATGGACTTTCCTCAATTATTTTTTTTGCATCATCCGTTCCCTTCATGCATGCTACTCCTCTCGTATATAATTCAATAAAGCAGTGATTTCTGCTTGATTAACCATTAAATCGTTTTTAGCAAAAATTTGTTCGATTTTTCCGACTAATTCCTGCTGTGCCAACAATGTTTCTTTCACTATATTCCCTTCATTCTCGTACTGACTATCAAAGGTAATACGATGGACCATCAACATCACATGAAGTAAAAATGCTTCTCTATACTCACAAGTCAGCTTTTCAGCAAAAGCTTTGAGCAATTCTTCATAAATGACATATATCCGCACTAAAATATCTCTGCTTTCCGCCTCTATTCCCTGTTTTTCTTTCACTTGATGACGTGGGATCAAACGAGGAACTTTTCCAGATTTTGTCTGTGTCAATATTTTATTGACTTCCTCTTGAATGCTATGGATATCCGCCTCTGTCGGTAATGGATTGACTTTGATAAAAGGACGATTCATGATCTCGATTGGGAAAATACTTAAAACGAGATCCGGATTTTTTTCCTCGATCACGTCTACAGCATTCAAAACAGAAGCAAACCCAGCGATTTCGACATTCGCCACTTCTTCTAATATTTTTTGTTCGATCAAGCTTGTCACACCAAGACCTGTTGAACAGACATAAACAATTCGGACAACATTGATTTCATGCTGATTTTTTTCATATGCTACTAAAAAATGCAGCGCAATGTAAGCGATAAACGAGTCATTGATCAGTAATGCCGAACCGACAATGTCACTTTGACTTGCAAGTTGGATCGCTGAAAACAGCTGCGGATACTTAGCCTTGATGTCATCAACAAAAGGATTGTACTCATTGATGTAGAGGTGTTTTTTCGTTAAGCGTAAGGACAAATGTGCAAAAAGGTTTGTGAACAACTGCTGATCTCGATAAAAAGGAAAATTGACTTCTTCTGACACATCTTTGATCAATTCCTCAGTCAAACCAACAATATCTTGCCGATTATTTGCTACAAAAACGTCACTGTAAACATAAAAATATTCATCTGCCAACAACGGTAATTCATAATGATCAAACACTTTTTTCATCAGTAAAAACGGCAACTCTTGTTTTTGCTGTAACACCTTTTGATTCGTGAGCAATTTGTAGCCGCCCACTGTATGATGCAGCTGCATACGTGATGCTGCGATTGCGACTCGCAATGTAATTGAAAGAATTTCAGCATAATTGAATTGATCGAATAAAGAAGGATCGATCAGATTCGTCATTTCTTTCAAAGCGACTTGGTAGATACTTTGAAAAATCGTATGAACACCTACATGAACTTCCTGCATCTTTTTTTGCTGACCAGATTGAACAAAATAGCTCATGATTTGATAAATGTCATATTCTGTTATCTCTTTTTGTGTGATGTATTCCATCAACAAACGAATCTTACTTTCATCTCCGACAATCGAAAACCCTTGACGGCTTTGCCTATTCAGTACAAGCCCGTATGAAAGAACCAATTCTTCTACACGATCTAAATCGCTAATGATCGTATTTCGACTCACCTGAATCTCCTCTGACAATTGTTGAGATGTCAGATGTGCGGGGGCTAATAATAAGCGAAAAATCAATTGATTGATTCTTAATTCTTGGTCTGGATAAGTCTCAAAACGTTCGACCTCAATGATTTCGTTTTTCAACGTTAAACGTTCTGAATCTGGAATATCTAACCAAATCCCTTTGTTACGACGCGTATGTAGTTCAACCTTTTGCTCTTTAAACCACTCACGAACATTGTCTAAATCATATTTGATCGACCGTACACTGACTTGAAAGGTATCTGCTAATTCTTTTGTCGTCACACTCTCTTCTAAATCTAAAAGCATCAGTAAAATTTTTATTTCGCGTTTTGATAAGTGCAGAGACACACCGCTCACCAACTTTCTTTCCCTTACAATTGAACTATAGCTTGATTTTTATTGCCAAACAACACAAAAAAGTTGCACTTACACAAGTGCAACTTTCTTAATATTCTTATTTATTAAAAAAAATCAACTTATTCTATTTGTTATTTTACCTCAGTAAACAAAAGTATTCTACTCAGAAATTCAAGTTTCATAGGCTTTTTCATTTAGTGCAACAGATAATAACTTTTATTAAATCCCTCTTGCACCAACAAGTGCAATACTCTTTTTTTGCACAAATTAGATCATAAAAAAAGAAGACCGAAGTCTTCTTTTTACACAGTATTTATAAACATAAATAGATAAAATCTTCTCCACAAAAATATTTATCCGACACGCCTACATCCGGTAGGTATGATTAAACATATGTGCCTCTGTGGATTGGTCAATCACTAGCCGTCAAAACGGAACAGCAAAGCTGTCTGATTGAGTCAACTCGTCGCATGAAGCTACTTTAACATAAATACTCTTTAAACGCAACAGAGATTCTTCAGCCAATCTGACCTTCTTTTAGCCATTGCGTATACAGATCATCTACTAAAGTAACTGTCTGAAGGGTCATCTCTTTCGTCATTATCGGACTTTCAATCATCCCTTGGTTCAAACAGCTATTCACATGATCGATCTCAAATTCAAATTCGCTTTCAAAATCAGCAGTTAACTTTTCCTGTTTGCCATTATTGTAATAAATCATCGCCTCACGTGCTTTCCAAAACTCTGGAATTTCGATTCTGCCTTTTTCACCATAAATCGTCATTTTGCTCGGAATATCTACTTTAACAGAAATAAAAATATTCCCTAATACTTGATTTTGAAATTTTAAGCTCAAATTTGCTTGATCATCTGTTTGGCCTTTTTCAGCAGTTGCGTTTCCATAATACTCCGTAATCTTTTGTCCCAACAAAAACTGCATATACTGGATCGGGTAACTGCCTGAGCCATGTAGCGCTCCGCCACCTGCTGTCAAAGAATGGAACCATGAAATATGATCGACACTCGGATAGGTCGTTACAGACTGTAATAGCTGAATACGTCCAATTTTCTGCTGCTCGATTGCCTCTTTGACTTGCATAGTGACAGGTAGAAATACTGCTTTTTGAGCTTCCATCAAAAAACAACCATTCTTTTCTGCTAACTCAAAAAGTTCTACTGCCTGCTTACTATCGAGCGTAAAAGGTTTCTCCACCAGCACGTGCTTACCATGCAGCAATACTTGTTTTGCACTTTCATAATGACCTTTATTATAGGTTGCTACATAAATAATATCGATCTCTTGATCCTGATACAATTCTTCATAACTTCCATAAGCTTTTGGAATAGCTAAGTCTGTTGCCATTTTTTTTGCTTTTGTCAAAGATCTTGAAGCAATCGCAGTTGCTTCACCTTGATGGCTTTTTCTGATTCCCTGAACAAAACGAGGCACAATTTGAGCTGTACTTAAAATCCCATAACGAATCGGTCTCATTCATCTCAACTCCTTTTCTCTACTATAGCTATTATTCACTATAATTTCAAAAAACCTCTATTTTATCACTTACAAAAAAAAACTGGAAGTACAGATAATGAATGTCTCCCAGCCGATCGATTATTAACATTTTAAAGCATCGATACAGATTTCCCCAACAGTTTCCCAATATCGCTTATCTGCAAATAAAAAATGCCTATGTACAACTTACTTATGTATCACTTTTACTTAACGAATACCAATACTGATTTTCAACGCCTGATCGACCTTCAGCATATCATCATCCTGTAACTGACAAATTTTATGCAAAATTCGTTCTTTATCCAGCGTTCGGATTTGCTCTAGTAATACCAAAGACGGCGTCATCCGATCTTCATGCGGAATATCTACTTTCACCTGTGTCGGCTGCATTTTCTTATTCACATTCCTCGTGATCGGAGCAACAATCAATGTCGGACTAAATAGATTTCCCTTATTATTTTGGATAATCAATACAGGTCTTATCCCGCCTTGCTCTGAACCAATCACAGGTGAGAGATTCGCATAAAATATTTCTCCTCTTCGTATCATCGTAATTTATCACCCCTTATTCACAAAACACTATTTTTGTAAATTATATCATGCTTTTACATTGGAATTTTTCAATATTTTATGCTATTTACTAAAAACTTTGATAATCTCTATAAAAGGAAAATTTGATGAGAAAAACCTTTCAGATAGTTGTTCTTCCAAAAAGATATTTTATTCAAATATACTTAACGAACTATAAATAAAATCGAATATAAAAAAGACATTCCGTTCATAAAAAAATGATTTTCTCTAAAAAAGAGAAACTTCCTTTATATATATGGATTTACATAAATAAAAAATAACGTTTAAATATTATAGATATCAACTGTTACGTTTTCATTTTGATTTCATATAAATGATTTTCATATGCAAATAATACAAAATAATTTGTTTTTATTAATCATAAAAAAAGATGATATTTCCTCCTCATTAAATTCTAATAAAAAAAGAGTGACTGGGTTATAACTCGTAGAGTTATAATCCAGTCACTTCAAAAACAGATAAACGATGGAAACAGATGGAAGGCTTTCTTATTTCTTGATTCCCGAAATTGAAAACTTCTGTTCCAACCTCCTAAAAACTTGATCATTCGATCTTCTATCCTAATTTTTTCCAATCGCTTGTATTCACCATTCAGCGTTCTTCCTTTTCTTCATCAGATTCAGAATCTGCTCCAGAAGAGTTATTCGCTTTGGGAGTAGCTGCTCCAGCCAAATTACCTAAACTAATATCAAGTCCAACAGTATATTCCAAAGGAACATACTGATTATATGCGCTCACCCCTACAACTGTTCCTTTAGGTTCAGCAGAATCTACATATCTCACAGTATATCGAATATTCGCTCCTTTAGATTGAAATTCTTCATAGAAATATTTTTGTAGATCTCCTTCGACCGTATTGTTCCTCAAATCTTTCAAGTAAGGCTGCCCTGCTGAGTAATACACATCCACCTTTAAATCATCTTTACTAGTCAACGTTGTTCCAGCTTCAACACTTTGGGAAATCAGTTGACCATAAGGAACATTCGCGGTAAAAATCGTTTTCGCCTTGACAGTCAAGCCTTCTACAGCAGAACCAGCTTCTTCCTGTGTATATTCAGAAAAATTCGGTACCACATATCCTTTACCTAAAGAAACTGTGACAGTCATGCTGTCTTTTTTAGCTATCTTCTGATCTTTGGCAATACTTTGTGAGATAATACTTTCCGCTGGTATTTCTGCTGAACTAGCCTCCTCGTATGTCACCTTGATTTCATTGGTCTTCGCCCAGCTCTCAACTTCTGCTTTCGGCTTTTTGGTGAAATCAGGAACAGAAATATTCTTTTCAAACGTTTCTTTGCCTTTTGAATAATACATATTTGCTTTATCTTTACGTTTATAGTTTTCCTTCTTGACTTCTTTATTGACGATTTCAAAACGAATCGATTTGCCTTTTTCCAACGTCTCATTGTATTCGTCGATCAGAGAAATATTATCTGCATGGTTCTTTTTGATCCATTGTTCTGCTTCTGATTTTTTCATCGTCATAAAATCAGGTAATGTCAATTTTTCTTCCGGATCTGCACCTAAACTAGCTGTGACTTTTAGCTCAGAGCCTTTTTTGATCTTGCTGCCTTTTTTTGATTTTTGTGTAATCACTTTATTCGTCTCGACATTCTTATCGTATTTCTGTTCAACATCGATCTTTACCTTATTTTCAGTTGCCCATGTTCGTGCTTCAGCTAAGTCTTTCCCAGAAAAATCTGGTACTTTAACATGCGTCATTTGATAATAAGTGAAATAGACAACGCCTAACAAAATGATTGCACCGATTCCAATCAGTATAAACTTTTTTTTGCGTTTTTGATGATACGTTGGATCGATCTGCGTTTCAGAATCCACTTGGCTTCTGCTCATGGTTGGAATGATCTCATCGGCCGCTTGAAAATCATTGGCTGGCTCCACAAATGTTTCTGTGGGCTTATCTACCACGTTACGCGGCAGCGATTCTTGCTTTTGTATTCGTTCTTCTTGTTTTGTCTGTTGCTTCTTCTCTTTAGTTTCCTTATAGCTGTCTTTATTGAAATTTGATAAAAAATCACTCATTCAACATCAACTCACCTTGCTTTAGAAAATAAGTTTTATCTGATTGATTCGCAATTTCATTCGAGTGGGTAACAACGATCACACATTTATTATGTGTTTCAGCTAGATCTTTGAAAATATCGACAATTTCCTGCTCCATTCCCTCATCCAAATTCCCGGTAGGTTCATCTGCAAGAATAATATCGACATTTGTCGCTAAAGCTCTGGCAATCGCCACACGTTGCTGCTCTCCACCTGACAGCTGTCCCACTAAACGATCCGCTTTACTTTTATTGATCCCAATATAATCCAATAAATTATACGCGACCTCACGATCATCCTTCGGCATATCATTATCTGTGATCGACATAGCAACTAAGACATTTTCTAAAGCAGTCAGATACGGCACTAAATTGTAGCTTTGAAAGATGATACTAATGTCATCTCTGCGGTATTTTTCCAAACCGATTTCCTTGATATTTTGCCCTTTATACAGTACTTCACCCGATTTAGGTTCATCTAATGCACTGATCAAAGAAAGAAAGGTCGTCTTTCCCGACCCTGATTGCCCTAAGATGGTGTAAAATTGTCCCTGATCAAAATTGATCGATGTATCCTGTAAAATCATCCGGCGTTTGTCCCCGTCCTGATAAAAATAGCTCACGTTTTTTGCTTGTAAAATTGTCATTCTGATTTCCTCCTACATCATGATTTTCTTTGGATTCAGCCTTAAAACATACGTCAAAGGCAAAACAGCAGAGAATAAAACTGTACTTAATCCGGCAATCAAAAATGTTATGATGTAGCTAAAAGAAAATCTCACTTCATAAGCTCCTGTCACTTCTTCACTTGTTAAATTCGGCATATTAGTCGTTCCGCCCATCATCATCATACCATTCGTACTTGCGCTTTCAGTTTGTGAAAAAGCATCACTGGCAACTAAGGATTCTGAAACCATTTTTCCAAGAAAATTCCCTGTTACTAAGGACAAACACATTGCAACTAGACTGATCAGCAATAATTCGATCAAAATCTGCTGCATCACCTTCATTCTGCTTTCTCCTAAAGAAAGATAAATACCAAGCTCATGTTTACGATCACGTAAAAATAGAATGACCACTAAAGAAATGATCAATAACGTCGCACCGATCGCTAAAACAACCACGTAACCGGAAATTTTCGACATCTTTTTGACCGTACCGCCAACTTGATCATATTGATCTGTTGAGGCATTCAATTTGTAGCCCTCAGGAATACTCGCTTTAGCTTCTTCTTTAAAGGCTTCCACATCTTCCGGAGATTTTAAGTTATACGTAGGTGTGATTTGAACAGTATCTTCAAATGTCGCCTCTGAGCCATCTGTATTTTTATAACGATCCGGCAATAACTCTTTCCCTTTATCAAATTCAACTTTACTGATTGCTTTTACAGCATCATTTGGCATATATACTGTATTGAATTGTTCTGTTTCTAAAAATTGTTCATTGACTCCTTGCTTTTCTTTGTCATCTGACTTTTTCTTTTCCACACTGGCAGGTTCAAAAATACCAATGATCTCAACGGGATGGTCTTGACTCCCAACTTCTTCTGTTGAGCCGTCAGCTTTATAATCGACTATTGAGCTATCTAAAACTACTTTATCACCAACATTGAACCCATTTTCTTCTGCGACTTTCTTTGAAATAATTGCAACGTCTTTTCCATTGTTGATTTCATCTTGCTTAAAGGTTCTACCTTCAATCAATTTCACATTCTTATCTTTAAAATCCAATGGCTCTAATAAATTCGTCCCTTTAAGATTCAGCATATTCGACATATTACTGACTACACCAGAATTTTCCTGTTCATAGGTTTTGATTTTTTTTACGAACAACGTCGTTTTCACATTGTAATCAAAATCCTTGACGTATGTTGATTTTCCTAATTGTTTAATGGTTTCTTCTTTTAATGTACCTGGAGAAAACGACTGTCCTTCTTCCATCATTTTGTCAAAGTCCAATTCAACTGTGACCATCGCACCTAGATCATTTTTGATTTTCTTTTCTACATTTGCCGAAGATTGCTGGATCGCAATAGATCCCGCAATGACATTTCCTAAAATGAAAATAACAGCAAATAGAATAATCGATTTTCCTTTTCTTCTTGTTACACTACATAATGCCCGATTCCAATAATTCATACATTTTTCCTTCCCATCGTACAATCTCTCTATTGATCTGGGAAGAAAGGGGTCCTTTTACATCCCGTCAATTTCCGTATTGTCCTTGATAAATGATAGCTTCCCACCATTCAGCCCCCATAATTCATCTACATAAGCTGCAATTTTTTGCGATTGCGAACCAATGATGATGCACTTGTTTTCATTTTTTGCATATACACATAAATAAGCCATGATCGCCTCTAGAGAAAGCTCACTTAGCGTCTTTTCCGGAGCATCTAATAGAATGATTTCGGGATCATTCAACGTAGCTTTTGCTAAAGATACTCTTTGCTGATCTGCGGCAGACAGTTTTTTGATTTTTTTACTTGCTTGTTTTTCATTTATTCCTACTTCTTTTAGCCGTTTAAGAAACTGTTCTGTATCATTTACTTGCCTCCAGGACAGCAGCTTGAACATCGTTAGTGCACTCGCATCAGAAAGTAGATTATATTGCTGAAAAACTGTGCCGACTTCTTTTCTACGGTAACGATCTCGGTCTATTTTTTGAAAATTCTGATTTTTAAACAGAATATCACCGCTAGAAATTTTGCCGAATCCTGCTAAAAGAGCTAGTAGAGCTGTCTTTTCAGCATTATTTTCCCCTAAAATCCCATAAACTTTTCCTGCTGAAAAATCCACTGTGATCCCTTTTAACATTGTCACTTTACTTTTTTTATGTGTATAAACTATATTTTTAAGAGAGAGAATCGTCACTCGTCTAAATTCCTTTCTAACAAAAACTCTATTGGGTCAAATTTAACGATCTTATAGCTGTCGATCAAACTAATACTTACGATGAATAGACTGGTGATCACTAAAAGCAGTAGGAGAGCGCTCCCATTGATCTCAATTGGAACTGAGTTGATAGATGTCAAAGATTCATTGATCATCGCATTTGAAATCTGTTCAAAATCTCCAATCATATTTTTTTGACTATTCAGCTGCCAATCTGCAATCGTTTGAACTGCAAAGACAACTGATCCAAAACTTACCACAATACTCACCGCTGCCACGAAAAGCAATTCAACAAACCTACTCATTATCAATTCTCTATTTGCAATACCAGCATTTTTTAATAAATAGATTTCTATTTGTGACTGTTTGAACCGACTAGCTGAAAATAATGTAAGTCCCACTACTCCAAAAATCAAACTACCTAAAAATAGACTCCCCGACAAAATCTTCATGCTGTTTACTGGACTTAGCAACAACTTTTTATTCGTATCGTTGGTCATGACATAGTAATTTTTCAGACTATCCATACTTTTCATTTTTTTCAAGAATGTTTGACTGCTTTTTACATCTTTAAACTTATAAGAAGCTGTGATATAGCCTAATTGTTCGAAGTTTTTCATCCCTTCAACGGTATCCCAGTTGGTAAAAATATCATTTTCTTGAAATATCCCCCATCCAGAAGTCGTTGTTGTCCCAGCTCTCTTTTTTGATCGGTAGGTTCCCGCGATAGTCAACCGCTTCTTTTCTTTCTGACCATCAACTGTCGTCGATATCTGAATCGTATCGCCAACCTGTAGATCATTTAATTCAGCCAAGTCATGACTGATCAAGCATTCATTCAAGCCAAGATTCGCTGTTCCAGTGATGACTTCCTGATTACGCTGAAAAAGTTCCTGTACAAGTCCTTCTTTATCCAAGCCCTGCATGATACCCATGATTTCCTGTGTCATTTGATTTGCAGCACTATCAAAAGTTTCCATCTGGAGTTGCCCTTTTTCATCAAGAGGTTTTAAGTGTTCGAATGAGACTTGTATATTCCCTACTACCTTTGTTTGATCGATAGAATCTGATTGACCTAATTTAAGATATTCCTCTTTTGTTAGTTTTTCTTCATGCGCTGCATTTAAATCTGTCGGCAAAATCGTTACGATTGGTGTAAAATGCTGTGCGTATCCTTCTGCAAATTTCTTGGTTGAAGTAAAAATGAGTCCCGCTGATAAAGCTATAAAAATTAAAAACAGCAATAAACTTCCAATCAACATGTGCTGCCAGCAATGTCTTTTTACATTTAAAAGCGCATGTTTTAAGACGAGCATCTTCCTGCTCCACTCCTTTCTTGAACCTACTATAACAAATCGATTGTTAACTGAATGTTAACTTTGAGAAATTTGCGGAAATGACAGATAAAAAGTTG from Enterococcus sp. 9D6_DIV0238 includes:
- a CDS encoding ABC transporter permease, which encodes MNYWNRALCSVTRRKGKSIILFAVIFILGNVIAGSIAIQQSSANVEKKIKNDLGAMVTVELDFDKMMEEGQSFSPGTLKEETIKQLGKSTYVKDFDYNVKTTLFVKKIKTYEQENSGVVSNMSNMLNLKGTNLLEPLDFKDKNVKLIEGRTFKQDEINNGKDVAIISKKVAEENGFNVGDKVVLDSSIVDYKADGSTEEVGSQDHPVEIIGIFEPASVEKKKSDDKEKQGVNEQFLETEQFNTVYMPNDAVKAISKVEFDKGKELLPDRYKNTDGSEATFEDTVQITPTYNLKSPEDVEAFKEEAKASIPEGYKLNASTDQYDQVGGTVKKMSKISGYVVVLAIGATLLIISLVVILFLRDRKHELGIYLSLGESRMKVMQQILIELLLISLVAMCLSLVTGNFLGKMVSESLVASDAFSQTESASTNGMMMMGGTTNMPNLTSEEVTGAYEVRFSFSYIITFLIAGLSTVLFSAVLPLTYVLRLNPKKIMM
- a CDS encoding ATP-binding cassette domain-containing protein, with translation MLKGITVDFSAGKVYGILGENNAEKTALLALLAGFGKISSGDILFKNQNFQKIDRDRYRRKEVGTVFQQYNLLSDASALTMFKLLSWRQVNDTEQFLKRLKEVGINEKQASKKIKKLSAADQQRVSLAKATLNDPEIILLDAPEKTLSELSLEAIMAYLCVYAKNENKCIIIGSQSQKIAAYVDELWGLNGGKLSFIKDNTEIDGM
- a CDS encoding ABC transporter permease, which produces MLVLKHALLNVKRHCWQHMLIGSLLLFLIFIALSAGLIFTSTKKFAEGYAQHFTPIVTILPTDLNAAHEEKLTKEEYLKLGQSDSIDQTKVVGNIQVSFEHLKPLDEKGQLQMETFDSAANQMTQEIMGIMQGLDKEGLVQELFQRNQEVITGTANLGLNECLISHDLAELNDLQVGDTIQISTTVDGQKEKKRLTIAGTYRSKKRAGTTTTSGWGIFQENDIFTNWDTVEGMKNFEQLGYITASYKFKDVKSSQTFLKKMKSMDSLKNYYVMTNDTNKKLLLSPVNSMKILSGSLFLGSLIFGVVGLTLFSASRFKQSQIEIYLLKNAGIANRELIMSRFVELLFVAAVSIVVSFGSVVFAVQTIADWQLNSQKNMIGDFEQISNAMINESLTSINSVPIEINGSALLLLLVITSLFIVSISLIDSYKIVKFDPIEFLLERNLDE